One genomic window of Cystobacter ferrugineus includes the following:
- a CDS encoding FAD-dependent oxidoreductase has translation MVDEREHQSLWTVSAPARRYPSLPGDLEVDVVVVGGGIAGLTTAWLLKQEGKRVAVVEMHRILTGQTGQTTAHLTELLDVSYATLASDFGEKGARLAAESVRASIEKISSLVERLGIACDFQRLPGYRYAETDDEAQQLEREATAARQAGLMCSLTQDVPLPYPVKLALRVEDQAQLHPRAYLQALAERIVGEGSHVFEETQVTDIHEGAPCRVQTTRGVLLCQEVVEATTTPLNRVLLHTKLMPYRSYALAARLEAPLTPGLYYDSKDPYHYIRTQRLDGADYVIVGGEDHKVGAEEDTARRYLALAEYVRQRFPASRVEYRWSGQVIEPVDGLAYIGRNSGSRHVWVATGFSGTGMTFGTLAAMILSDLILGRDNRYASLYDATRVKPVAGARDFVHENAEVAFHFVADRLARPDTHDLSDVPPGEGRIVEVEGRKVAVYREASGGVHALSPVCTHLGCHVHWNNAERSWDCPCHGGRYSPTGEVLNGPPVKGLASKKIR, from the coding sequence ATGGTCGATGAGCGCGAGCATCAATCCTTGTGGACGGTGTCGGCCCCGGCGCGGCGCTACCCCTCGCTGCCGGGGGATCTCGAGGTCGACGTGGTGGTGGTGGGGGGAGGCATCGCGGGGCTCACCACGGCCTGGCTGCTCAAGCAGGAGGGCAAGCGGGTCGCGGTGGTGGAGATGCACCGCATCCTGACGGGACAGACGGGGCAGACGACGGCGCACCTCACGGAGCTGCTGGATGTCTCCTATGCCACGCTGGCGTCGGACTTCGGGGAGAAGGGAGCGCGGCTGGCGGCCGAGTCCGTGCGCGCCTCCATCGAGAAGATCTCCAGCCTGGTGGAGCGGCTGGGCATCGCGTGTGATTTCCAGCGGCTGCCCGGCTACCGCTACGCGGAAACGGATGACGAGGCGCAGCAGCTCGAGCGCGAGGCCACCGCGGCTCGGCAGGCGGGGTTGATGTGCTCGCTGACCCAGGACGTGCCGCTGCCCTATCCAGTGAAGCTGGCGCTGCGGGTGGAGGATCAAGCGCAGTTGCACCCCCGTGCCTACCTCCAGGCGCTCGCGGAGCGGATCGTCGGGGAGGGCAGCCACGTCTTCGAGGAGACGCAGGTCACCGACATCCACGAGGGGGCGCCCTGCCGGGTGCAGACCACGCGCGGAGTGCTCCTCTGCCAGGAAGTGGTGGAGGCGACGACCACGCCCCTCAACCGCGTCCTGCTGCACACCAAGCTCATGCCCTACCGCTCCTATGCGCTGGCGGCGCGGCTCGAGGCTCCCCTGACGCCGGGGCTCTATTACGACAGCAAGGACCCCTACCATTACATCCGCACCCAGCGTCTGGACGGCGCGGACTACGTCATCGTCGGGGGCGAGGACCACAAGGTGGGCGCCGAGGAGGACACGGCCCGCCGCTACCTGGCCCTGGCGGAGTACGTGCGGCAGCGCTTCCCGGCGTCGCGGGTGGAGTACCGCTGGTCGGGCCAGGTCATCGAGCCGGTGGACGGGCTCGCGTACATCGGCCGCAACAGCGGCTCGCGCCACGTGTGGGTGGCCACGGGCTTCTCGGGGACGGGCATGACGTTCGGGACGCTGGCCGCGATGATCCTCTCGGATTTGATCCTCGGCCGGGACAACCGCTACGCCTCGCTCTATGACGCCACGCGGGTGAAGCCGGTGGCGGGGGCGCGGGACTTCGTCCACGAGAACGCGGAGGTGGCGTTCCACTTCGTGGCGGACCGGCTGGCGAGGCCGGACACGCACGACCTGTCCGACGTGCCGCCCGGCGAGGGCCGCATCGTGGAGGTGGAGGGCCGCAAGGTGGCCGTCTACCGGGAGGCCTCCGGCGGCGTCCACGCGCTCAGTCCGGTGTGCACCCACCTGGGCTGCCACGTGCACTGGAACAACGCCGAGCGCTCGTGGGACTGCCCGTGCCATGGCGGCCGCTACAGCCCCACGGGCGAGGTCCTCAACGGCCCACCGGTGAAGGGGCTCGCGTCGAAGAAGATCCGCTGA
- a CDS encoding DNA-3-methyladenine glycosylase family protein yields MPASSRAAPASDSVPSPDSLLPEGFTPAARGALARADPLLGALMKQVGPLRLEVEALRNPFVALARSIAYQQLTGKAAATIFARVCERVGQGARFTPEAVLAVPVEDLRAAGLSGAKAAAMRDLALKAREGEVPTLARARRMSDAALVEHLTKVRGIGQWTVEMMLIFRLGRPDVLPVDDYGVRKGFMLTYGLAEMPRARELLAHGERWRPWRSVASWYMWRALELPKTPAP; encoded by the coding sequence ATGCCCGCCTCTTCCCGCGCCGCTCCCGCGAGCGACTCCGTGCCCTCGCCCGACAGCCTCCTGCCCGAGGGCTTCACACCCGCCGCCCGCGGCGCCCTGGCCAGGGCGGATCCCCTCCTCGGCGCGTTGATGAAGCAGGTGGGGCCGTTGCGGCTGGAGGTGGAGGCCCTGCGCAACCCCTTCGTGGCGCTGGCGCGCTCCATCGCCTACCAGCAGCTCACGGGCAAGGCGGCGGCCACCATCTTCGCCCGGGTGTGCGAGCGCGTGGGCCAGGGCGCGCGCTTCACGCCGGAGGCGGTGCTGGCCGTGCCGGTGGAGGACTTGCGCGCGGCGGGACTGTCCGGGGCGAAGGCGGCGGCGATGAGGGACCTGGCGCTCAAGGCCCGGGAAGGGGAGGTGCCCACGCTGGCGAGGGCCCGGCGCATGAGCGATGCCGCGCTGGTGGAGCACCTGACGAAGGTGCGGGGCATCGGGCAGTGGACGGTGGAGATGATGCTCATCTTCCGGCTGGGCCGGCCGGACGTGCTGCCCGTGGATGACTACGGGGTGCGCAAGGGCTTCATGCTCACCTATGGGCTGGCGGAGATGCCCCGGGCCCGGGAGCTGCTGGCCCATGGGGAGCGCTGGAGGCCGTGGCGTTCGGTGGCGAGCTGGTACATGTGGCGGGCGCTCGAACTGCCGAAGACCCCGGCCCCCTGA
- a CDS encoding MXAN_6652 family MXYO-CTERM-anchored protein, which produces MRASLGTLGVISACLISTSALASSEGITGQSGKDGATCSTCHNGGAAAPVLEISGPTTLAPNATGQYTLIIKGGPANVGGMNIAVNNAAAVLQPGEGSKKIGSELTHKASTPFTNGELRFDFSLVAPASGSVKIFAAGNSANKDSYSTGDYAVATTQTVTVSDGTTPPPEPDTDEGKGCSATGGSPMLAFALAAATLTRLRRRRG; this is translated from the coding sequence ATGCGCGCTTCTCTCGGTACTCTGGGTGTGATCTCCGCTTGCTTGATCTCGACGTCGGCCCTCGCCAGCAGCGAGGGCATCACCGGCCAATCGGGCAAGGATGGAGCGACGTGCAGCACCTGCCACAATGGCGGCGCCGCCGCCCCCGTGCTCGAGATCTCCGGGCCCACGACGCTCGCGCCCAACGCGACGGGCCAGTACACGCTCATCATCAAGGGTGGCCCCGCGAACGTGGGCGGCATGAACATCGCCGTGAACAACGCGGCGGCGGTCCTCCAGCCGGGCGAGGGGAGCAAGAAGATCGGCAGTGAACTCACCCACAAGGCGAGCACGCCCTTCACCAATGGCGAGCTCCGCTTCGACTTCTCCCTGGTCGCCCCCGCCAGCGGAAGCGTCAAGATCTTCGCGGCGGGCAACTCGGCTAACAAGGACAGCTACAGCACGGGGGACTACGCCGTGGCCACGACCCAGACCGTGACGGTCTCCGATGGAACGACGCCCCCCCCCGAGCCGGACACGGACGAGGGCAAGGGCTGCTCGGCCACGGGCGGCTCGCCCATGCTCGCCTTCGCGCTCGCGGCGGCCACGCTGACGCGCCTGCGCCGCCGCCGGGGCTAG
- a CDS encoding lycopene cyclase, which produces MRLDSLKARVREAGGPELLERLEWLDAQGTRPPVAPRLVGRPDGKLRPDFDVVLAGGGLSLLYAPVLAGFGLKVGVFDRARAAVVHREWNISGSELAPLTDSGLFTPSEVESLIVARYERGVCRWHGGGEYPVRGVLDHAIDAGRFLSEVRRRAELRGVSFHEGHTLVGLREGPHCVRLLFERAGGGWGDVTARVVLDARGASSPHATADLICPTVGGVLSGLKQGRAPDEVDPRVGDILVTTEGVEGGRQYIWEGFPGRAGETTVYLFYYARARRSREHGLLPLYGRFFERLGRYKRGEPRLLRPTFGYIPGWSRLTPAPRAPERRVVLVGDAAARHSPLTCCGFGGMMRSFLPGSRALAEALSRERFPPGPIVHDTPLHSVTGLLALSMAIPSRAPERRDEVNHLLDTAFAVLHSMGNDCYAAMLKDQLEGRDFARFLAGIARRRPQVFRELRTLAHTGPFALARWLEGFSRLLLNPFLAR; this is translated from the coding sequence ATGCGACTGGATTCACTCAAGGCCCGGGTCCGCGAGGCGGGAGGACCCGAACTGCTCGAGCGTTTGGAGTGGCTCGACGCGCAGGGGACCCGGCCACCCGTCGCGCCCCGTCTGGTTGGCAGGCCGGACGGGAAGCTCCGCCCGGATTTCGACGTCGTGCTCGCGGGTGGGGGGCTGTCGCTCCTGTACGCGCCCGTGCTGGCCGGCTTCGGCCTGAAGGTCGGCGTGTTCGACCGGGCCCGGGCGGCGGTGGTGCATCGCGAGTGGAACATCAGCGGCTCGGAGCTGGCGCCCCTGACGGACAGTGGCCTCTTCACGCCGTCGGAGGTGGAGTCCCTCATCGTCGCCCGCTACGAGCGCGGCGTGTGCCGCTGGCACGGCGGAGGCGAATACCCGGTGCGAGGGGTGCTCGATCACGCCATCGACGCGGGCCGGTTCCTCTCCGAGGTGCGCCGCCGCGCCGAGCTGCGCGGTGTGTCCTTCCACGAGGGCCATACCCTGGTGGGTCTGCGCGAGGGCCCCCACTGTGTGCGCCTGCTGTTCGAGCGCGCCGGGGGCGGCTGGGGCGATGTGACGGCGCGCGTGGTGCTCGATGCGCGGGGCGCTTCCAGTCCCCATGCGACCGCGGATCTGATCTGCCCCACGGTGGGCGGGGTGCTCTCCGGGTTGAAGCAGGGCCGTGCTCCGGACGAGGTGGATCCCCGGGTGGGCGACATCCTGGTGACGACCGAGGGCGTGGAGGGGGGACGCCAGTACATCTGGGAGGGCTTTCCCGGACGCGCGGGCGAGACCACGGTCTACCTCTTCTATTACGCGCGGGCGCGCCGGAGCCGGGAACATGGGCTGCTGCCGCTCTACGGGCGGTTCTTCGAGCGGCTCGGCCGCTACAAGCGGGGCGAGCCACGTCTGCTCCGGCCGACGTTCGGCTACATCCCGGGCTGGTCGCGGTTGACTCCCGCCCCGAGGGCACCGGAGCGCCGGGTGGTGCTGGTGGGGGACGCGGCCGCGCGCCACTCGCCCCTGACCTGCTGTGGCTTCGGGGGGATGATGCGCTCGTTCCTTCCCGGCTCCCGGGCGCTCGCGGAGGCGCTCTCGCGAGAGCGCTTTCCTCCGGGCCCCATCGTCCATGACACGCCCCTGCATTCCGTGACGGGGCTGCTGGCGCTCTCCATGGCCATTCCCTCGCGTGCTCCGGAGCGCCGCGACGAGGTGAATCACTTGCTGGATACGGCCTTCGCCGTCCTCCACTCCATGGGCAACGACTGCTACGCGGCCATGCTCAAGGATCAATTGGAGGGGCGCGACTTCGCGCGGTTCCTCGCGGGGATCGCGCGGCGGCGGCCCCAGGTGTTCCGGGAGTTGCGCACGCTCGCGCATACCGGTCCGTTCGCGCTCGCGCGCTGGCTGGAGGGGTTCTCCCGCCTGCTGCTCAACCCGTTCCTCGCACGCTGA
- a CDS encoding FAD-dependent oxidoreductase, which translates to MRLPFEWSKLSIPRLSPEKLPPARLALQSSAPGGVTAAVVGGGLAGLAAATVLAERGVSVTVIERKPYLGGRVGGWRDWLADGEPFDMERGFHAFFRQYYNLRALLRRVDPRGERLLELDDYPLLGPWGRRESFAGLPTRPPFNLVGLVARTPSLRLKDLLHLETRSGLAMLTFDMERTYARFDHRDAREFLDSLRFPPHARRMLFSVFAHSFFNPEEEMSAAELLMMFHFYFMGNPEGLVFDVLDQPFSLALWHPLRRYLESLRVGFRLSQSVTAVEPRVDGKFRLQVEGEEPLVADAVVLATPVPALQRIVARSPELLDRAWRARVAGLALTSPFAVWRLWLDRPARPGRAPFAGTTGVGMIDNISLYHLFESESRDWAARTGGAVVELHAYGLSRGVDEAEVRRDLLAGLHEFYPEFRDARVLEERFLWRQDCPAFAPGSFASRPGPETPSSRVALAGDFTRLPIPTALMERAATSGFLAANHLLAGWNVQGEDIWSVPRRGLLAGLPLLD; encoded by the coding sequence ATGCGCCTGCCGTTCGAGTGGTCGAAGCTCTCCATTCCCCGGTTGTCTCCCGAGAAGCTCCCGCCCGCGCGCCTGGCGCTCCAGTCGAGTGCCCCTGGGGGCGTCACCGCGGCGGTGGTGGGCGGAGGGCTCGCGGGTCTGGCGGCCGCCACGGTGCTCGCCGAGCGCGGTGTCTCCGTCACGGTCATCGAGCGGAAGCCGTACCTGGGGGGACGGGTCGGCGGCTGGCGGGATTGGCTGGCGGATGGCGAGCCGTTCGACATGGAGCGCGGCTTCCACGCCTTCTTCCGGCAGTACTACAACCTGCGCGCGTTGTTGCGCCGGGTGGACCCACGCGGAGAGCGCCTGCTCGAGCTGGACGATTATCCCCTGTTGGGCCCGTGGGGGCGCCGGGAGTCCTTCGCGGGCCTTCCCACGCGGCCTCCCTTCAACCTGGTGGGGCTCGTGGCCCGCACGCCGTCGCTGCGGCTGAAGGATCTGCTCCACCTCGAGACGCGCTCGGGACTGGCGATGCTCACGTTCGACATGGAGCGCACGTATGCCCGGTTCGATCATCGCGATGCGCGCGAGTTCCTGGACTCGCTCCGCTTCCCGCCCCATGCCCGGCGCATGCTGTTCAGTGTCTTCGCGCACTCCTTCTTCAACCCGGAGGAGGAGATGTCGGCGGCCGAACTGCTGATGATGTTCCACTTCTACTTCATGGGGAATCCGGAGGGCCTCGTCTTCGACGTGCTCGATCAGCCCTTCTCGCTGGCGCTGTGGCATCCGCTGCGCCGCTATCTGGAGTCGCTTCGGGTGGGCTTCCGGTTGTCCCAGTCGGTCACCGCGGTGGAGCCCCGGGTGGATGGGAAGTTCCGGTTGCAGGTGGAGGGGGAGGAGCCGCTCGTCGCGGACGCGGTGGTGCTCGCCACGCCGGTGCCCGCGCTCCAGCGGATCGTCGCCCGGTCACCGGAACTGCTCGATCGCGCATGGCGCGCGCGGGTGGCGGGGCTCGCGTTGACGTCGCCGTTCGCGGTGTGGCGGCTGTGGTTGGATCGTCCGGCGCGGCCCGGGCGTGCGCCGTTCGCGGGGACGACGGGCGTGGGGATGATCGACAACATCTCGCTCTATCACCTGTTCGAGAGCGAGAGCCGGGACTGGGCGGCGCGCACGGGGGGCGCGGTGGTCGAACTGCATGCCTACGGTCTGTCCCGAGGGGTGGACGAGGCGGAGGTGCGGAGGGATCTGCTGGCCGGCCTGCACGAGTTCTACCCGGAGTTCCGCGACGCGCGCGTGCTGGAGGAGCGCTTCCTGTGGCGTCAGGACTGTCCGGCGTTCGCGCCGGGCTCCTTCGCCTCGCGGCCGGGGCCGGAGACGCCCTCGTCCCGGGTGGCGCTGGCGGGGGACTTCACGCGTCTGCCCATTCCCACGGCGTTGATGGAGCGGGCGGCCACCTCGGGCTTCCTGGCGGCCAATCACCTGCTCGCGGGCTGGAACGTCCAGGGCGAGGACATCTGGTCCGTTCCGCGACGAGGCCTGCTGGCCGGGCTGCCGCTGCTGGACTGA
- a CDS encoding EGF domain-containing protein, whose amino-acid sequence MVDAVRRFVCVLGLVLGAAGCGPTNSENPPSGRCGDGVVQQQETCDDGLHEGGDGCDGACQVEQGWQCTGAPSRCTRQTGSCADGSTQCDANALCTETSGSAVCTCKPGYTGDGTTCTDVDECAIDTHTCDANATCANTPGSFTCACKSGYTGDGTTCTDIDECAIDTDTCDANATCANTPGSFTCACKSGYTGDGTTCTDIDECAIDTDTCDANATCTNTVGGFTCACKSGYTGDGTTCTDVDECTNNTDNCDANATCINTSGNFTCACKVGYSGNGVTCTDIDECASGTATCADDETCTNTPGHYVCTPNAPTCEAPKTICGTECVNTTSDANHCGGCGMACGGGQSCVDSQCRGGGSEFQISATWDRPGDGDLIVTTPTGNVISNDNMGPGDSTDQGQKDQDDYTGQGPENVFWASGVTPPPGTYYVCFETAEFFPSPSPDSPVTYSITVHKPGKEPQTFAGSFTSTAYTYPRACSPDKAGYVTSITYP is encoded by the coding sequence ATGGTTGATGCAGTGCGACGCTTCGTATGTGTTCTCGGGCTCGTTTTGGGAGCGGCTGGGTGCGGGCCCACCAACAGTGAAAATCCCCCCTCGGGGAGATGTGGCGACGGAGTCGTCCAGCAGCAGGAGACCTGTGACGATGGTCTGCACGAAGGGGGCGATGGGTGTGACGGCGCCTGCCAGGTAGAGCAGGGATGGCAGTGCACGGGGGCGCCGAGCCGCTGTACCCGACAGACGGGTTCGTGTGCCGACGGCTCGACGCAGTGCGACGCCAACGCCCTCTGTACCGAGACGTCTGGAAGCGCCGTCTGTACCTGCAAGCCTGGCTACACGGGCGATGGCACCACGTGCACGGACGTCGACGAGTGCGCCATCGACACGCACACCTGCGATGCCAATGCCACCTGCGCCAACACGCCGGGCAGCTTCACCTGTGCGTGCAAGTCCGGCTACACGGGCGATGGCACCACGTGCACGGACATCGACGAGTGCGCCATCGACACGGACACCTGCGATGCCAATGCCACCTGCGCCAACACGCCGGGCAGCTTCACCTGTGCGTGCAAGTCCGGCTACACGGGCGATGGCACCACGTGCACGGACATCGACGAGTGCGCCATCGACACGGACACCTGCGATGCCAATGCCACCTGCACCAACACGGTGGGTGGATTCACCTGTGCGTGCAAGTCCGGCTACACGGGCGATGGCACCACGTGCACCGACGTCGACGAGTGCACCAACAACACGGACAACTGCGATGCCAATGCCACCTGCATCAACACGTCGGGCAACTTCACCTGCGCGTGCAAGGTGGGGTACTCGGGCAATGGCGTCACGTGCACCGACATCGACGAGTGCGCCAGCGGCACCGCCACCTGCGCCGACGACGAGACGTGCACCAACACGCCGGGCCACTACGTCTGCACGCCCAATGCCCCTACCTGCGAGGCCCCGAAGACGATCTGTGGAACCGAGTGCGTGAATACGACGTCGGATGCGAACCACTGCGGGGGCTGCGGCATGGCCTGCGGCGGAGGCCAGTCCTGTGTGGATTCGCAGTGCCGGGGCGGCGGTAGCGAGTTCCAGATCAGCGCGACGTGGGATCGCCCGGGTGATGGGGACCTGATTGTCACCACGCCCACTGGCAACGTGATCTCGAACGACAACATGGGCCCGGGCGACAGCACGGACCAGGGCCAGAAGGATCAGGATGATTACACGGGGCAGGGACCGGAGAACGTCTTCTGGGCCTCGGGCGTGACTCCGCCCCCTGGCACCTACTACGTCTGCTTCGAGACCGCGGAATTCTTTCCCTCGCCCAGCCCCGACTCGCCCGTCACCTACTCCATCACGGTGCACAAGCCAGGCAAGGAGCCCCAGACGTTCGCGGGGTCGTTCACGAGCACCGCCTACACGTACCCGCGAGCGTGCAGCCCGGACAAGGCTGGCTACGTGACGTCCATCACGTATCCCTGA
- a CDS encoding HYR domain-containing protein — MKSRHNTWSRAVPHGQRRGRLLMALWVVAAGGACGTTESQEPEPVRGVRHLAGHCEVPPPFTANFEPELQWAWTGSAVLPDYKQVMMTPSVVDVNGDGTPDIVFSSFAGGNYSSDGVLRAISGDDGHALWTVTDASARVKPGASITAGDLDGDGLVEICGIPENGRGIICFEHDGTFKFRSAEAAYDYNEWGGPSLADLDGDGSVEILDGNRVYSHTGRLLWVGGDSMGGAHSTGPVSFAVDLDQDGKLEVINGRSVYNSDGTTRCANTNVPHGFAGVANFDGDAAGEIVVAGRGKVSLLDDDCSLLWTRDVYVTGHAQSAAGHGGPPTLADFDGDGQLEIGLPGEWNYTVYGSDGAVKWSNSIQDYSSGRTASTTFDFEDDGRLEVVFADEEYLRIYDGPTGELRWETRNSSGTTHEYPLVVDVDGDNAAEIIVVSNNHAYPGQNGIRVFHDAREGWANTRRVWNQHAYSVTNVNNDGAIPVHAAPHWLHPKLNVFRANVANYLGEGPSPYAAPDLAASRVTATCDGEGLLVLGATVLNQGEAPVGAGVKVAFYKGNPASGGTLLGVTAVAEPLPVGGSATATLQVSSSFTGTTEVWAVVDDDGAGQGSTSECIEDNNGSSASAELSCEVTPANKPPVALCRDVTVNADASCLGGASVNGGSYDPDNGPSPLAVTEVPSASFGLGTHPVTLTASDGEASAQCVGHVTVVDTTKPAVGCPDSQVLDTCSLEGASASFELSATDNCGSPAVTCSYDSGTTFPVGETSVTCSAKDASGNSASCGFKVQVRGDTTPPVLHCPTAPVVVESCAGSAQVSFEVSATDNCGPVPVTCSRASGSSFPAGNTSVSCSATDAWGNSASCLFAVQVSGAGSSTPPTPGADLGHELWSPNHKYEYLPISLSECAAPAKDACGGSLPLEQYGRILRITSDEVEDANGNGDGRTCDDMVITGPTSMRLRSEREGTGDGRVYTVTYVVAAPGGVSTQGTCHVYVPHDQSGRDVVDSGVKFCVGEGCPPGTSEHSPLCR, encoded by the coding sequence ATGAAATCCAGACACAACACGTGGAGTCGAGCGGTTCCTCATGGGCAGCGACGTGGGCGGCTCCTGATGGCGCTGTGGGTGGTGGCCGCGGGGGGCGCCTGTGGCACCACGGAGTCCCAGGAGCCGGAGCCTGTCAGGGGCGTGAGGCATCTGGCTGGGCACTGCGAAGTGCCGCCCCCCTTCACGGCCAACTTCGAGCCCGAGCTCCAGTGGGCGTGGACGGGCAGCGCGGTGCTGCCCGACTACAAGCAGGTGATGATGACCCCGTCGGTGGTGGACGTGAACGGGGATGGCACTCCGGACATCGTCTTCAGCTCCTTCGCCGGCGGCAACTACAGCTCGGATGGTGTGCTGCGGGCCATCAGTGGTGATGACGGCCATGCCTTGTGGACGGTGACGGACGCCTCGGCCCGGGTGAAGCCGGGCGCCAGCATCACGGCGGGTGATCTCGATGGCGATGGGCTGGTGGAGATCTGCGGCATCCCCGAGAACGGGCGCGGCATCATCTGCTTCGAGCATGATGGCACCTTCAAGTTCCGCTCGGCCGAGGCCGCGTACGACTACAACGAATGGGGCGGCCCCTCGCTGGCGGACCTGGACGGTGACGGCTCCGTGGAGATCCTCGATGGCAATCGCGTCTACAGCCACACCGGGCGGTTGTTGTGGGTGGGCGGCGATTCCATGGGCGGTGCACACTCCACCGGCCCCGTGTCCTTCGCGGTGGACCTCGACCAGGACGGCAAGCTGGAGGTGATCAACGGCCGCTCGGTCTACAACTCCGACGGAACCACGCGGTGCGCCAACACGAACGTGCCGCACGGCTTCGCGGGCGTGGCCAACTTCGACGGCGACGCGGCGGGGGAGATCGTCGTGGCGGGCCGCGGGAAGGTGAGCCTGCTCGACGATGACTGCTCGCTGCTGTGGACCCGGGACGTGTATGTGACGGGCCACGCGCAGTCCGCGGCCGGTCACGGCGGCCCACCCACCCTCGCGGACTTCGATGGTGACGGCCAGCTCGAGATCGGCCTGCCCGGCGAGTGGAACTACACCGTCTATGGCTCCGACGGCGCCGTGAAGTGGTCCAACTCCATTCAGGACTACAGCTCGGGCCGCACCGCTTCCACCACGTTCGATTTCGAGGACGATGGCAGGCTCGAGGTCGTCTTCGCGGACGAGGAGTACCTGCGCATCTACGATGGCCCCACGGGCGAGTTGCGCTGGGAGACGCGCAACAGCTCGGGCACCACGCACGAGTACCCGCTCGTCGTGGACGTGGATGGGGACAACGCCGCGGAGATCATCGTGGTGTCCAACAACCACGCGTACCCGGGCCAGAACGGCATCCGTGTGTTCCACGATGCCAGGGAGGGTTGGGCCAACACCCGGCGCGTCTGGAACCAGCACGCGTACTCGGTCACGAACGTCAACAACGACGGTGCCATCCCGGTGCACGCGGCTCCCCACTGGCTCCACCCGAAGCTCAACGTCTTCCGCGCCAACGTCGCCAACTACCTGGGTGAGGGCCCCAGCCCCTACGCCGCCCCGGACCTCGCCGCCTCCCGCGTGACCGCCACGTGTGATGGCGAGGGCCTGCTGGTACTCGGCGCGACCGTGCTCAACCAGGGAGAGGCCCCCGTGGGGGCGGGCGTGAAGGTGGCTTTCTACAAGGGCAACCCGGCCTCGGGCGGCACGCTGCTTGGCGTGACGGCCGTCGCGGAGCCTCTGCCCGTGGGGGGCAGCGCCACCGCCACGCTCCAGGTGTCCTCTTCCTTCACGGGCACCACCGAGGTGTGGGCCGTGGTGGACGATGATGGCGCGGGCCAGGGGAGCACCTCCGAGTGCATCGAGGACAACAACGGCTCCTCCGCGTCGGCGGAGCTGTCGTGTGAGGTGACTCCGGCGAACAAGCCGCCGGTGGCCCTGTGCCGTGACGTCACCGTCAACGCCGACGCGTCCTGCCTCGGCGGCGCCAGTGTGAACGGTGGCAGCTATGATCCGGACAACGGGCCGTCGCCGCTCGCCGTGACCGAGGTGCCCTCCGCGTCCTTTGGTCTGGGCACCCACCCGGTGACCCTGACGGCGTCGGATGGAGAGGCGAGCGCCCAGTGCGTGGGTCACGTCACCGTGGTGGACACCACGAAGCCCGCGGTGGGCTGCCCCGACTCGCAGGTGCTCGACACGTGTTCGCTGGAGGGGGCCTCCGCCTCCTTCGAACTCTCCGCCACCGACAACTGCGGCTCACCCGCCGTCACCTGCTCGTATGATTCGGGCACCACCTTCCCGGTGGGCGAGACGTCCGTCACCTGCTCCGCGAAGGATGCTTCTGGCAACAGCGCGTCCTGCGGCTTCAAGGTGCAGGTGCGTGGGGACACGACGCCGCCCGTGCTGCACTGCCCCACGGCGCCGGTGGTGGTGGAGAGCTGCGCGGGAAGTGCCCAGGTCTCCTTCGAGGTCTCCGCCACGGACAACTGCGGCCCCGTGCCCGTCACGTGCTCGAGGGCCTCCGGCTCCTCGTTCCCGGCGGGTAATACGTCCGTGTCCTGCTCGGCGACGGACGCCTGGGGCAACTCGGCCTCGTGTCTCTTCGCCGTCCAGGTGAGCGGCGCGGGCTCGTCCACGCCGCCCACCCCGGGCGCGGATCTGGGCCACGAGCTGTGGTCGCCCAACCACAAGTACGAGTACCTGCCCATCTCCCTGTCGGAGTGCGCCGCCCCGGCGAAGGATGCGTGCGGCGGCTCGCTGCCCCTGGAGCAGTACGGGCGCATCCTGCGCATCACCTCGGACGAGGTGGAGGATGCCAACGGCAACGGTGATGGCCGCACGTGCGACGACATGGTCATCACCGGCCCCACGTCCATGCGGTTGCGCTCCGAGCGCGAGGGCACGGGGGACGGCCGCGTCTACACCGTGACCTACGTGGTCGCCGCGCCCGGCGGGGTGTCCACGCAGGGCACCTGCCACGTCTACGTGCCGCACGACCAGTCCGGCCGGGACGTGGTGGACAGCGGGGTGAAGTTCTGTGTCGGCGAGGGCTGCCCGCCGGGCACCTCGGAGCACAGCCCGCTGTGCAGGTGA